In the genome of Halobacterium noricense, one region contains:
- the meaB gene encoding methylmalonyl Co-A mutase-associated GTPase MeaB translates to MAAQDAPDLVDELLAGKHRALARAITRIENRSPGYRDLVAALYPHTGGADVIGITGSPGSGKSTLVDKIAKAYRDRGLTVGVIAVDPSSPFTGGAVLGDRIRMASTATDMDVFFRSMSARGSLGGLSTATADAVKALDAFGKDKIIIETVGAGQNEVDVVKTADTVAVLVPPSSGDDVQMLKAGILEIGDVFVVNKADLAGSDKTVTELKNMLDMREGEPGDWNPEVVETIANSGEGVTEFLDVLDAHTDWLDESGRRETKRHQRHAEELRNLLREDASELVEDELDARGGIDDLVERIDAGETTPYEVADDVVEPLADCLDQQRG, encoded by the coding sequence ATGGCCGCCCAGGACGCCCCCGACCTCGTGGACGAGCTGCTCGCCGGGAAGCACCGGGCGCTCGCGCGGGCCATCACGCGCATCGAGAACCGGTCGCCGGGCTACCGTGACCTCGTCGCCGCGCTCTACCCGCACACGGGCGGCGCGGACGTCATCGGCATCACTGGCAGCCCGGGCTCCGGGAAGTCGACGCTCGTGGACAAGATAGCGAAGGCGTACCGCGACCGCGGGCTCACCGTCGGCGTCATCGCCGTGGACCCGTCGTCGCCGTTCACGGGCGGCGCGGTGCTCGGGGACCGCATCCGGATGGCCTCCACCGCGACCGACATGGACGTGTTCTTCCGGTCGATGTCCGCGCGCGGCAGCCTCGGCGGCCTCTCGACGGCGACCGCGGACGCCGTGAAGGCCCTCGATGCGTTCGGGAAGGACAAAATCATCATCGAGACGGTGGGCGCCGGGCAGAACGAGGTCGACGTCGTGAAGACCGCAGACACGGTCGCCGTGCTCGTGCCGCCCTCCTCCGGCGACGACGTCCAGATGCTGAAGGCGGGCATCCTCGAAATCGGGGACGTCTTCGTCGTGAACAAGGCCGACCTCGCCGGCTCGGACAAGACCGTCACCGAACTGAAGAACATGCTCGACATGCGCGAGGGCGAGCCCGGCGACTGGAACCCCGAGGTCGTCGAGACGATTGCGAACAGCGGCGAGGGAGTAACCGAATTCCTCGACGTGCTCGACGCCCACACCGACTGGCTCGACGAGTCGGGCCGCCGCGAAACCAAGCGCCACCAGCGCCACGCCGAGGAACTGCGGAACCTCCTCCGGGAGGACGCCAGCGAACTCGTCGAGGACGAACTCGACGCGCGCGGCGGCATCGACGACCTCGTCGAGCGCATCGATGCCGGCGAGACGACGCCGTACGAGGTCGCCGACGACGTGGTCGAACCGCTCGCGGACTGCCTCGACCAGCAGCGCGGCTGA
- a CDS encoding AzlC family ABC transporter permease — MAEGEPTTEHSDRDGVQSVEFTAAGVREGFVAGFPVAVGVAGYGVVFGVVARRAGLSVAEAGLMSATVLAGAAQLVAVELWADPIPVVAVVATTALVNLRYVLMGAALRPWLQQVTVPQAYTSVFFFADENWALSIGTLRAGSSNGAFLFGSGVVLWLLWIASTVVGATAGDLVGDPATYGLDFVATALFLTLAAGFWEGTESLRPWVVAATAALAVHAVVPGEWYILAGALAGAAVEVVTYDD; from the coding sequence TTGGCTGAAGGCGAACCGACCACCGAGCACAGCGATAGGGACGGCGTGCAGTCCGTGGAGTTCACCGCGGCAGGCGTCCGCGAGGGATTCGTCGCGGGGTTCCCCGTGGCGGTCGGCGTCGCGGGCTACGGCGTCGTCTTCGGCGTGGTCGCGCGCCGCGCGGGGTTGAGCGTCGCCGAAGCCGGACTGATGAGCGCGACCGTGCTCGCGGGCGCCGCACAGTTGGTCGCCGTCGAACTGTGGGCAGACCCGATTCCCGTGGTCGCGGTGGTCGCGACGACCGCGCTCGTGAACCTCCGGTACGTGCTGATGGGCGCGGCGTTGCGGCCGTGGCTCCAGCAGGTCACCGTGCCGCAGGCGTACACGAGCGTGTTCTTCTTCGCCGACGAGAACTGGGCGCTGTCCATCGGCACGCTGCGCGCCGGGAGCAGCAACGGTGCGTTCCTGTTCGGGAGCGGCGTCGTGCTCTGGCTGCTGTGGATAGCCTCGACCGTCGTCGGCGCGACTGCCGGTGACCTCGTCGGCGACCCCGCGACGTACGGCCTGGACTTCGTCGCGACCGCGCTGTTCCTCACGCTCGCCGCCGGCTTCTGGGAGGGGACAGAGTCGCTGCGGCCGTGGGTCGTCGCGGCCACCGCCGCGCTCGCCGTGCACGCCGTCGTCCCGGGCGAGTGGTACATCCTCGCCGGCGCGCTCGCCGGCGCCGCAGTAGAGGTGGTGACCTACGATGATTGA
- a CDS encoding Zn-ribbon domain-containing OB-fold protein, producing MTEDGESVRDAGFDEFLDALAEGDSYYVECANGHGSLPPRRVCPECGSADLAETPLPESGEVATYTKVHVPAPSFADDAPYVTAVVDFGPVRLTGQVLADVEDVEIGLKVEPVVSETETRGERLVVFEPR from the coding sequence ATGACCGAAGACGGCGAATCCGTGCGCGACGCGGGCTTCGACGAGTTCCTCGACGCGCTCGCTGAGGGTGACAGCTACTACGTGGAGTGTGCGAACGGCCACGGGAGCCTGCCGCCGCGGCGCGTCTGCCCGGAGTGCGGGAGCGCCGACCTCGCCGAAACACCACTTCCAGAATCCGGTGAGGTGGCGACGTACACGAAGGTCCACGTTCCCGCGCCGTCGTTCGCCGACGACGCGCCCTACGTCACCGCCGTCGTGGACTTCGGCCCCGTGCGGCTCACGGGACAGGTGCTGGCGGACGTCGAGGACGTCGAAATCGGGCTAAAAGTCGAGCCAGTGGTCAGTGAGACGGAGACGCGGGGCGAGCGGCTAGTGGTCTTCGAGCCGCGGTAG
- a CDS encoding squalene/phytoene synthase family protein, whose amino-acid sequence MVGGHPQSPQPATDERAWCHDAVQDVSRTFALTIDALEEPMATRICVGYLLCRVADTVEDATSIPPAEQAALLRTYDRVLDPGDETGIAAFQEDVEPHLPAELDADWTVVAEASRVLRAFESLDADAQAAIRPTVREMTTGMASFVERYAEDGGLRIQSVEELEEYCWYVAGTVGELVTELLAADAAREEAATMREHARSFALLLQLVNVAKDVRPDYHEENNVYLPASWLDEAGVDPDAVADPSNADGVGSVVERVVDRARGYADGAQRWLEAMPTTSGNTLAAWTVPYLLAVGTMRELRSRPGDVVVDGDVKVSRDEVHAVLARVTDDFDRAALDRLRERIASQSLA is encoded by the coding sequence ATGGTCGGAGGCCACCCACAGTCCCCCCAGCCCGCGACCGACGAGCGCGCGTGGTGCCACGACGCCGTGCAGGACGTCTCCCGCACGTTCGCGTTGACTATCGACGCGCTCGAAGAGCCGATGGCGACGCGCATCTGCGTCGGCTACCTGTTGTGCCGCGTGGCGGACACCGTCGAGGACGCCACGTCGATACCGCCCGCCGAGCAGGCCGCGCTCCTGCGGACGTACGACCGCGTACTCGACCCCGGCGACGAGACGGGTATCGCGGCGTTCCAGGAGGACGTGGAGCCACACCTGCCGGCCGAACTGGACGCCGACTGGACGGTCGTCGCCGAGGCCTCGCGGGTCCTGCGGGCGTTCGAGAGCCTCGACGCGGACGCGCAGGCCGCGATTCGGCCGACCGTCCGCGAGATGACGACGGGGATGGCGTCGTTCGTGGAGCGGTACGCCGAGGACGGCGGCCTCCGCATCCAGTCCGTGGAGGAACTCGAGGAGTACTGCTGGTACGTGGCGGGGACGGTGGGGGAACTCGTCACGGAACTACTGGCGGCGGACGCGGCCCGCGAGGAGGCGGCGACGATGCGCGAGCACGCGCGGTCGTTCGCGCTTCTCCTCCAGTTGGTGAACGTCGCCAAAGACGTCCGGCCGGACTACCACGAGGAGAACAACGTCTACCTGCCGGCATCGTGGCTGGACGAGGCGGGTGTCGACCCGGACGCGGTTGCGGACCCGTCGAACGCCGACGGCGTGGGGAGCGTCGTCGAGCGCGTCGTCGACCGCGCACGGGGGTACGCGGACGGCGCGCAGCGGTGGCTGGAGGCGATGCCGACGACCAGCGGGAACACGCTGGCGGCGTGGACGGTGCCGTACCTGCTGGCGGTCGGGACGATGCGGGAACTCCGAAGCCGACCCGGGGACGTCGTCGTGGACGGCGACGTGAAGGTCTCGCGCGACGAGGTGCACGCGGTGCTGGCGCGCGTCACGGACGACTTCGACCGGGCGGCGCTGGACCGCCTGCGCGAGCGCATCGCGAGCCAGTCGCTGGCCTGA
- a CDS encoding acyl-CoA dehydrogenase, with translation MDFSLSDEQRQIKEMVSDFVDEEVIPRAADIDHDDEFPRDLIEEMSDLGLMGMPFSEEYDGAGLDYHSYAIALEELSRGSGGLGTVVAAHTSLAGNMLYQYGDDDQKAEYLAAMNRGDDIGAFALSEAGAGSDVPSMETTAERASGHAGDEYVINGEKLWISNGSVADTLTLFAKTDPDAGHRGISSFVVRPDEDDGFHVEGTEDKLGDKGCPTAELRFDDMRIPADRLLGEEGEGFQQALETLNGGRITIAARSIGLARAALDDSLTYAQAREQFDQPISDFQAIQHKLADMDTKIQSAKLLMHRAADKKMRGEDFVKDAAQAKLYASEISREVTNEGIQIHGGYGYTKDFAVERYYRDAKLNEIYEGTSEVLRNTIAQRLLK, from the coding sequence ATGGACTTCAGCCTCAGCGACGAACAGCGCCAAATCAAGGAGATGGTCTCTGACTTCGTCGACGAGGAAGTGATTCCGCGCGCCGCGGACATCGACCACGACGACGAGTTCCCGCGGGACCTGATCGAGGAGATGAGCGACCTCGGCCTGATGGGGATGCCGTTTTCCGAGGAGTACGACGGCGCGGGCCTGGACTACCACTCCTACGCCATCGCGCTCGAAGAGCTCTCCCGGGGGAGCGGCGGACTCGGCACGGTCGTCGCGGCGCACACGAGCCTCGCGGGGAACATGCTCTACCAGTACGGGGACGACGACCAGAAGGCCGAGTACCTCGCGGCGATGAACCGCGGCGACGACATCGGCGCGTTCGCGCTCTCGGAGGCGGGTGCGGGCTCGGACGTTCCGTCGATGGAGACGACTGCCGAACGTGCCAGCGGGCACGCAGGCGACGAGTACGTGATAAACGGCGAGAAGCTCTGGATTTCGAACGGGAGCGTCGCGGACACGCTTACGCTGTTCGCGAAGACCGACCCCGACGCCGGCCACCGTGGCATCTCGTCGTTCGTCGTGCGCCCCGACGAGGACGACGGCTTCCACGTCGAGGGCACGGAGGACAAGCTCGGCGACAAGGGCTGTCCGACCGCGGAACTGCGCTTCGACGACATGCGAATCCCCGCGGACCGCCTGCTCGGCGAGGAAGGCGAGGGCTTCCAGCAGGCACTCGAAACGCTGAACGGCGGCCGCATCACCATCGCCGCGCGCTCCATCGGGCTGGCGCGCGCAGCCCTCGACGACAGCCTCACGTACGCGCAGGCCCGCGAGCAGTTCGACCAACCCATCAGCGACTTCCAGGCGATTCAGCACAAGCTCGCGGACATGGACACGAAGATTCAGTCCGCGAAGCTGCTGATGCACCGCGCCGCGGACAAGAAGATGCGCGGCGAGGACTTCGTCAAGGACGCCGCGCAGGCCAAACTCTACGCCTCCGAAATCAGCCGGGAGGTCACCAACGAGGGCATCCAAATTCACGGCGGCTACGGCTACACGAAGGACTTCGCGGTCGAACGCTACTACCGGGACGCGAAGCTCAACGAAATCTACGAGGGCACCAGCGAGGTACTCCGAAATACGATCGCGCAGCGGCTGTTGAAGTAG
- a CDS encoding DUF7111 family protein has protein sequence MTEETAEAGDVTARYSETDTERVLAFERDGRTAVVAQNVEGYAMLKVRPTADGDELERYYGFDMALDHAAELLGVDPNDLPVPDAAADMGM, from the coding sequence ATGACCGAGGAGACCGCCGAAGCCGGCGACGTCACCGCCCGCTACTCCGAGACCGACACCGAGCGCGTGCTGGCGTTCGAGCGCGACGGCCGGACGGCCGTCGTCGCGCAGAACGTCGAGGGGTACGCGATGTTGAAGGTGCGTCCGACCGCGGACGGCGACGAACTGGAGCGGTACTACGGCTTCGACATGGCCCTGGACCACGCCGCGGAGCTGCTCGGCGTGGACCCCAACGACCTCCCGGTTCCGGATGCCGCCGCGGACATGGGGATGTAG
- a CDS encoding DUF418 domain-containing protein — MSGDGGPTPPSERVVGLDALRGFALLGILVVNVRLFSMPEVVLLNPTAYGDFTGANYWAWFAGHVLVEQKFITLFTLLFGGGIALFTRNRERRGDPVLGLHLRRSGLLVAFGLLHAYLLWYGDVLVAYGVTALWVVSARHETARRQAVLGLGLLVVPSATQVLSVLFADLSAFAQTWQPAEAALRTEVETYRSGWLAQMAHRVPTAFERQTAGYLASTGWRVSGSMLLGMALFEWGVLTNDRSRRFYRRLAAAGGVTGLAVVLAGVWYVEASNWTPAAGLLWRQFNYWGSLPLAGAYVALVMLYAQRRPDGVLTRTLAGTGRTAFSNYLLQSLLATWIFYGHGLRLFGRVTRFEALGIVAAIWVVQAALSMLWLRQFRFGPMEWLWRTLTYGERQPLRIQQE; from the coding sequence ATGAGCGGCGATGGCGGACCGACGCCCCCGTCCGAACGCGTCGTCGGCCTCGACGCTCTCCGCGGGTTCGCGCTGCTCGGCATCCTGGTCGTCAACGTCCGGCTGTTCTCGATGCCCGAAGTCGTGTTGCTCAACCCGACGGCGTACGGCGACTTCACGGGCGCGAACTACTGGGCGTGGTTCGCCGGCCACGTGCTCGTCGAGCAGAAGTTCATCACGCTGTTCACGCTGCTGTTCGGCGGCGGCATCGCGCTGTTCACCCGCAATCGCGAGCGCCGCGGCGACCCAGTGCTCGGCCTTCACCTCCGACGGTCGGGCTTGCTCGTCGCGTTCGGTCTCCTGCACGCCTACCTGCTGTGGTACGGCGACGTGCTCGTCGCGTACGGCGTCACCGCGCTCTGGGTCGTCTCCGCGCGCCACGAAACCGCGCGGCGGCAAGCGGTGCTCGGGCTCGGCCTGCTCGTCGTGCCGTCCGCGACGCAGGTGCTGTCCGTACTGTTCGCGGACCTCTCGGCGTTCGCGCAGACGTGGCAGCCGGCCGAGGCAGCGCTCCGCACGGAAGTCGAGACGTACCGGAGCGGCTGGCTCGCACAGATGGCCCACCGCGTGCCGACCGCGTTCGAGCGCCAGACGGCCGGCTACCTCGCGTCGACGGGGTGGCGCGTGAGCGGGTCGATGCTGCTCGGGATGGCGCTGTTCGAGTGGGGCGTGCTGACGAACGACCGCTCGCGGCGATTCTACCGGCGACTCGCGGCAGCCGGCGGCGTCACCGGGCTCGCAGTCGTGCTCGCCGGCGTCTGGTACGTCGAAGCCAGCAACTGGACCCCGGCCGCGGGCCTGCTCTGGCGGCAGTTCAACTACTGGGGGAGCCTCCCGCTCGCCGGCGCGTACGTCGCGCTCGTCATGCTGTACGCGCAGCGACGACCCGACGGCGTGCTGACGCGCACGCTGGCGGGCACCGGCCGCACCGCCTTCAGCAACTACCTCCTCCAGAGCCTGCTCGCCACGTGGATTTTCTACGGGCACGGCCTCCGGCTGTTCGGCCGCGTAACCCGGTTCGAAGCGCTCGGCATCGTCGCCGCCATCTGGGTCGTGCAGGCCGCCCTCTCGATGCTCTGGCTACGACAGTTCCGCTTCGGGCCGATGGAGTGGCTCTGGCGCACGCTCACGTACGGCGAGCGCCAGCCGCTGCGAATCCAGCAGGAGTAG
- a CDS encoding acyl-CoA synthetase family protein, which yields METVADVVASLDDPDRPVVRADRVHGAREFRSQTYKTGNALRHCGVREEAGVAILDVPAPAALQTFLGAALLGATVEFEPDRVVEARVLAGPTAELGEYDLPPGGQRVGWGEPPADPSWMYFERDVWSENPTFPEPSVTPETELLAGVTHGEAVEAAQRVVERYDADDRVAVRAPLAEPGTIIAGILAPLLAGASIVLPPAGGAGTVTVATGDAPEDRVVAPGDAAP from the coding sequence ATGGAGACAGTCGCTGACGTCGTCGCGAGTCTCGACGACCCGGACCGGCCGGTCGTGCGCGCCGACCGCGTCCACGGCGCCCGCGAGTTCCGGTCGCAGACGTACAAGACCGGGAACGCGCTGCGGCACTGTGGCGTGCGCGAGGAAGCCGGCGTCGCGATTCTGGACGTGCCCGCGCCCGCCGCGCTGCAGACGTTCCTCGGCGCGGCGCTGCTCGGCGCGACCGTGGAGTTCGAGCCGGACCGCGTGGTCGAGGCGCGCGTGCTCGCGGGGCCGACCGCGGAACTCGGCGAGTACGACCTGCCGCCGGGCGGCCAGCGCGTCGGCTGGGGGGAGCCGCCCGCGGACCCGTCGTGGATGTACTTCGAGCGCGACGTGTGGAGCGAGAACCCGACGTTCCCGGAGCCGTCGGTCACGCCGGAGACCGAACTGCTCGCCGGCGTCACACACGGCGAAGCGGTCGAGGCGGCACAACGGGTCGTCGAGCGCTACGACGCGGACGACCGAGTCGCGGTGCGCGCGCCGCTCGCTGAGCCGGGGACAATCATCGCGGGCATCCTCGCGCCGCTGCTCGCGGGCGCGTCGATAGTGCTGCCGCCCGCTGGGGGCGCGGGAACGGTCACGGTTGCGACCGGTGACGCGCCCGAGGACCGCGTGGTCGCGCCGGGCGACGCCGCGCCGTAG
- a CDS encoding alpha/beta fold hydrolase, whose translation MRLRRLLAGAVGTVAAADLLDRGLRAKAGELPPALAGAQDTYRWRGFDVAYTEAGDPDRPDVVCLHGVHAAASSCEFAGVFDALAEDYHVIAPDLPGFGRTDRPPVAYTSSLYEEFVADFVAEVADDPVVLGSSLSGAWAAIAAEEADVSGLLLVCPTADTGPRRPWLRALLRSPVLGAAAFDALTAKASLRFFDERDAFYHPERIPEGLVDYQWRTAHQEGARFAPASFVGGYLDADVDLGAELRERDCPVTLVWGREATISTLAAGRDVAEGADTRLVVVDETRLLPHAEQPEVFLDAVREDLPRLEDH comes from the coding sequence ATGCGACTTCGTAGACTCCTCGCTGGCGCTGTCGGCACCGTCGCGGCCGCGGACCTCCTCGACCGCGGCCTCCGCGCGAAGGCCGGCGAGTTGCCGCCGGCGCTCGCGGGCGCACAGGACACCTACCGGTGGCGAGGGTTCGACGTGGCCTACACCGAGGCCGGCGACCCCGACCGTCCGGACGTGGTCTGCCTGCACGGGGTTCACGCCGCCGCGTCGAGTTGCGAGTTCGCGGGCGTCTTCGACGCACTCGCCGAGGACTACCACGTGATTGCACCCGACCTGCCGGGGTTCGGGCGGACCGACCGCCCGCCGGTCGCGTACACGTCCTCGCTGTACGAGGAGTTCGTCGCGGACTTCGTCGCCGAGGTCGCCGACGACCCGGTCGTCCTCGGGAGTTCCCTCTCCGGCGCGTGGGCGGCGATTGCCGCCGAGGAGGCGGACGTCTCCGGGCTGCTGCTCGTCTGTCCGACCGCAGACACCGGCCCGCGACGACCGTGGCTGCGCGCGCTGCTCCGCTCGCCCGTGCTCGGCGCGGCGGCGTTCGACGCGCTGACCGCGAAGGCGTCGCTGCGGTTCTTCGACGAGCGCGACGCCTTCTACCACCCCGAGCGCATCCCCGAGGGCCTCGTGGACTACCAGTGGCGGACCGCCCACCAGGAGGGCGCGCGGTTCGCGCCTGCGTCGTTCGTCGGCGGTTACCTCGACGCCGATGTCGACCTCGGTGCAGAACTCCGCGAGCGCGACTGCCCGGTGACGCTCGTCTGGGGCCGGGAAGCCACCATCTCGACGCTCGCCGCCGGTCGGGACGTCGCCGAGGGCGCGGACACGCGGCTGGTCGTCGTCGACGAGACGCGCCTGCTCCCGCACGCAGAACAGCCCGAGGTGTTCCTCGACGCGGTCCGCGAGGACCTACCGCGGCTCGAAGACCACTAG
- a CDS encoding thiolase domain-containing protein: protein MTKVRVAGAGITKFGRHPERTSRDLFAEAGATAIKDAGVARDDVEGVYYGNFMGELSEHQGHQGPLAAEALGVHAPATRYESACASSGVALRQAVRDVRNGEADVLVAGGSERMTNLSTAGSTEALAIAADELYEVRAGVTFPGAYAMMATAYFEQFGGTREDLAHVAVKNHANAVDNDHAQYQREITVEAALDSPAVADPLHLYDACPVTDGASAVVLVSEAYAEAHDLDAGVAITGTGQGGDRMALQDRENVATSPAATEAAEEAYADAGVTADDVDVAEVHDCFTIAEVLALESLGLFETGEGITAARDGITTQDGDLPVNLSGGLKAKGHPVGATGTSQVAELTKLLRGDHVNSEHVPEARVGVAHNAGGTVASAVVHVLEEVAE from the coding sequence ATGACCAAGGTTCGCGTGGCCGGTGCCGGAATCACGAAGTTCGGCCGCCACCCCGAGCGCACGAGCCGCGACCTGTTCGCGGAGGCGGGGGCGACCGCCATTAAGGACGCTGGCGTCGCCCGCGACGACGTCGAGGGCGTCTACTACGGCAACTTCATGGGCGAGTTGAGCGAGCACCAGGGCCACCAGGGGCCGCTCGCCGCGGAGGCGTTGGGCGTGCACGCGCCCGCGACGCGCTACGAGAGCGCGTGTGCCTCCAGCGGCGTTGCGCTCCGGCAGGCCGTCCGCGACGTTCGGAACGGCGAGGCCGACGTGCTCGTGGCCGGTGGGTCCGAACGCATGACGAACCTCTCGACGGCCGGGTCGACGGAGGCGCTGGCCATCGCCGCGGACGAACTGTACGAGGTACGCGCGGGCGTCACGTTCCCCGGCGCGTACGCGATGATGGCGACGGCGTACTTCGAGCAGTTCGGCGGCACGCGCGAGGACCTCGCGCACGTCGCGGTGAAGAACCACGCCAACGCCGTCGACAACGACCACGCGCAGTACCAGCGCGAAATCACCGTGGAGGCGGCGCTGGACTCGCCGGCGGTCGCGGACCCGCTGCACCTCTACGACGCCTGTCCCGTGACCGACGGGGCGAGCGCGGTCGTCCTCGTCAGCGAGGCGTACGCCGAGGCGCACGACCTCGACGCGGGCGTCGCGATTACCGGGACCGGGCAGGGCGGCGACCGGATGGCCCTACAGGACCGCGAGAACGTCGCTACCTCCCCTGCCGCCACCGAGGCCGCCGAGGAAGCCTACGCGGACGCCGGCGTCACGGCCGACGACGTTGACGTCGCGGAGGTCCACGACTGCTTCACCATCGCGGAAGTGCTCGCGCTGGAGTCGCTGGGCCTCTTCGAGACTGGCGAGGGCATCACGGCCGCCCGCGACGGGATTACCACGCAGGACGGCGACCTTCCCGTGAACCTCTCCGGCGGCCTCAAAGCGAAGGGCCACCCGGTCGGCGCGACCGGAACGAGTCAGGTCGCCGAACTCACGAAACTGCTGCGCGGCGACCACGTCAACAGCGAGCACGTCCCCGAGGCGCGCGTCGGCGTCGCGCACAACGCCGGTGGGACGGTGGCGAGTGCCGTGGTTCACGTCCTGGAGGAGGTCGCAGAATGA
- a CDS encoding GNAT family N-acetyltransferase → MPGPVVTEGELVTFRTVERDDAAFIQRSCTDPRIRYSLGSIHHRSRAQQEEGIEEWIESEGTATFVACDDGAAETAAKQSSSEGRSPSDRSSGPSPREDGDELRDEEGAPRGHPNEEETTPIGSFNARHVDGDRVWLSYWLLPEYHGEGYGRDMAETGIDYVFENYDVHGITAGAYEFNDASRGLLEAMGFTQVARRRESRYIDGDYYDEVRYDLLRREWAIQ, encoded by the coding sequence ATGCCCGGGCCAGTCGTCACCGAGGGCGAGCTCGTCACGTTCCGCACCGTCGAGCGCGACGACGCGGCGTTCATCCAGCGCTCCTGTACGGACCCCCGCATCCGCTACTCGCTGGGCTCGATTCACCACCGTTCGCGCGCCCAGCAGGAGGAAGGCATCGAGGAGTGGATAGAGAGCGAGGGCACGGCGACGTTCGTCGCGTGCGATGACGGCGCGGCGGAAACCGCCGCGAAACAGTCGAGCAGCGAGGGACGAAGTCCCTCGGACCGTTCGAGCGGGCCGAGCCCGCGAGAAGACGGCGACGAGCTGCGAGACGAGGAAGGTGCGCCCCGCGGCCACCCCAACGAGGAGGAGACCACGCCTATCGGGAGCTTCAACGCGCGCCACGTGGACGGCGACCGCGTGTGGCTGTCGTACTGGCTGCTCCCCGAGTACCACGGCGAGGGGTACGGCCGCGACATGGCCGAGACGGGCATCGACTACGTCTTCGAGAACTACGACGTCCACGGCATCACCGCGGGCGCCTACGAGTTCAACGACGCCTCCCGCGGGCTGCTGGAGGCGATGGGGTTCACGCAGGTCGCGCGCCGCCGCGAGTCCCGGTACATCGACGGCGACTACTACGACGAGGTGCGCTACGACCTCCTGCGCCGCGAGTGGGCAATACAGTAA
- a CDS encoding GNAT family N-acetyltransferase, producing the protein MPGPILEVSDDLVLRTVERDDAAFLQRLFTDPYARLGLHAGGHKSEAQVEEFVEEEVEDESNAAYLACVDEDDAPYDHPDDEETTPVAFVFASHVDRDRPGLVLWVPEEHRGEGHGAAAVDLALKGLFRTYDAHTVGAEVLDGDDYTRAAFETVGFTDEGRGREVWFAEGEYQDAVEYGLLREEWEGR; encoded by the coding sequence ATGCCCGGGCCGATACTCGAAGTCAGCGACGACCTCGTCCTGCGGACCGTCGAGCGCGACGACGCGGCGTTCCTCCAGCGCTTGTTCACGGACCCGTACGCGCGCCTCGGCCTCCACGCGGGCGGCCACAAGAGTGAGGCACAGGTCGAGGAGTTCGTCGAAGAGGAAGTCGAGGACGAGTCCAACGCGGCCTACCTCGCGTGCGTGGACGAGGATGACGCGCCCTACGACCACCCCGACGACGAGGAAACGACACCCGTCGCGTTCGTGTTCGCGAGCCACGTCGACCGCGACCGGCCGGGGCTCGTGCTCTGGGTGCCCGAGGAGCACCGCGGCGAGGGCCACGGCGCTGCCGCAGTCGACCTCGCTCTGAAGGGGCTGTTCCGGACGTACGACGCCCACACCGTCGGCGCCGAAGTGCTCGACGGCGACGACTACACGCGAGCCGCGTTCGAGACTGTCGGCTTCACCGACGAGGGCCGCGGCCGCGAGGTGTGGTTCGCGGAGGGCGAGTACCAGGACGCCGTGGAGTACGGCTTGCTCCGCGAGGAGTGGGAGGGTCGATAA
- a CDS encoding AzlD family protein: MIDALSLDPTVVAVILAMAAVTYATKAGGFWLLGRVDLSERAEAGIDVLPGAVVVAFVAPALAEGGIPEWVAAVATVAVARKTGNLLVSLAVGVAVVLAVRSVL, encoded by the coding sequence ATGATTGACGCGCTCAGCCTCGACCCGACCGTCGTCGCCGTGATTCTCGCGATGGCCGCCGTGACGTACGCAACGAAGGCGGGCGGCTTCTGGCTGCTCGGGCGCGTCGACCTCTCCGAGCGCGCGGAAGCCGGCATCGACGTGCTCCCGGGGGCAGTCGTCGTCGCGTTCGTCGCGCCCGCGCTCGCCGAGGGCGGGATTCCCGAGTGGGTCGCCGCCGTGGCGACCGTCGCCGTCGCGCGCAAGACCGGGAACCTGCTCGTGTCGCTGGCGGTCGGCGTCGCCGTCGTGCTCGCGGTCCGGAGCGTGCTGTAG